From a region of the Fibrobacter sp. UWB16 genome:
- a CDS encoding MptD family putative ECF transporter S component: MRTTGKKSSNTLVRDLVNVGIFGALYLVLSGLGASIGFIPAFIVVSTCAVSLVTSVPLFLFFSKVERPLLCCVLICTLFGVVMMFSGHGISYGLLCVMYGVLAGLCLKLFHKNFVGCLLANVMISFVPSSMMIPLWSSTEEYLAYCSSVCDSAYIAHLAELSSSYWPLIGLFGFGAAGAVVGGFIARRMMKKHFERIGLAK; encoded by the coding sequence ATGAGAACTACTGGTAAAAAATCTTCGAATACATTGGTGCGTGACCTCGTGAATGTGGGCATTTTTGGTGCACTTTACCTTGTTCTTTCTGGACTTGGAGCGAGTATCGGTTTTATTCCTGCGTTTATTGTGGTTTCCACATGCGCGGTGAGCTTGGTGACGAGCGTCCCGCTATTCCTTTTCTTTTCGAAAGTAGAAAGACCTTTACTTTGCTGCGTGCTAATCTGCACCCTTTTCGGCGTTGTCATGATGTTCTCTGGTCATGGAATATCCTATGGCTTGCTTTGCGTGATGTATGGCGTTTTGGCGGGTCTTTGCTTAAAGCTGTTCCATAAAAATTTTGTGGGTTGCCTGCTTGCCAATGTGATGATTAGCTTTGTGCCTTCTTCGATGATGATTCCGCTTTGGTCCTCGACCGAAGAATATTTGGCATATTGCAGTTCTGTTTGTGATAGCGCCTATATCGCTCACTTGGCGGAACTCTCGAGTAGTTATTGGCCTTTGATTGGACTTTTTGGATTTGGTGCCGCAGGCGCTGTGGTGGGTGGCTTCATTGCTCGTCGCATGATGAAAAAGCATTTTGAACGCATCGGACTTGCAAAATGA